In Sphingomonas profundi, the sequence CGCCGCCGGATCAATCGCCAGCCCTTCCGCCGCCAGCAGCGCGGCAAAGGCGCCGCCGCCGGCCAGGCCGGCGCGCAGGCGATCGATCGTCGGCTGGTCGGGCGCGGGGGCCAGCGCCACCGCGATGCCCACCTCCTCGATCGTCTCGCGCACCGCCGCCACCTTGGCCGCCACGATCTCCGCCTCGTCCGGCGGCGCGAGGAGGGCGGCGAGCGCGTGGTCGCCGGGATCGACGCGGCCGCCGGGGAACACCAGCGCGCCGGCGGCGAAGCGCATGGCGCCAGCGCGCTCGATCATCAGCAACTCGGCCGCGCCGCCGCCGGTATCGGCGCGCAGCAGAACGAGGGTGGCGGCGGGAATGATCTCGGCGGGAGGCGTCATGCGCCGGACCTGCCAGCTTCGCCGGTGATCGCATAGCCGGCAACGAACAGGTTGACTGCCTCAGCCATGCATTCATGCCACTCGGCGGTCTGCGGTACCGCCGGCTCGCAGAACAGGGCGCGCATCTGCGCGGCGTGCAGGATCAGCCCTAGGAAGAACTCGGCGGCGAGCACCGGGTTCGCGATCCGCGCATGCCCCTCCGCCGCCCAACCGGCGAACAGATCGGTAAGCCACGCGATGCGCGGCACATGGGCATTCTCGTAGATCGATCGCGCGAAGGCGGCGTTGCGCAGCGATTCGGCCATCACGATGCGCATGATGCCGACCACCTCCGGCCCGGTCAGATCCTCGTGGATCGAGGCCGCGATCGCCCGCAGCGTCTCGGCGGCGGTGCCGCGCCGCGCCACGATCGCGCCGAGTCGCTCCTGCCCGTCAAACCGTTCGCCGGCCACGATCGCGCCCAGCACGCCGGCCTTGTTCTCGAACAGCTCGTAGAAGGTCGAGAGCGAACCGCCCGAACGGCGGACGATCTCGCCCAGGGTCACGGCGTCGAAGCCGCGTTCCAGGAACAGCGCCCGCGCCGCCGCGATCATCGCCCCTCGGCGACGTTCCCGCCGTCCCTCGCCGCGGCCGCAACCATCGGCTACACTCATCCGGCGTCGCCTCCCTTTTGCAGCGCACAAGATTTTCGTTGACCCGATATGTAGCGCAGCTTACATTTCTAGGCAACCGGGATCGCTCCGTGATCCGGACGAGCGGCAAAGGACAGAGCAGCTCCATGTTTCCCCGTCGACGATTCTCTTGCGCGGCGCTCCTGCTCGCCAGCGTGTCGCTCGCCGCGTGCGGCAAGAAGGCGGAACAGGCGCCGCCGCCTCCGCCCGAAGTGGGCGTCATCACCCTCGCCACCCAGCCTGTCGCCAACGTCATCGAGCTGCCGGGCCGCGTGCAGGCGGTGCGCACCGCCGAGGTGCGCGCGCGGGTGGACGGCATCGTCGAGCGCCGGCTGTACGAGGAAGGCACCGACGTGCGCGCCGGCCAGGCGCTGTTCCGCATCGATCCGCGCGAGAACCAGGCCGCCTATGATGCCGCCAAGGGCGCCCTCGCCCGCGCGCAGGCCGCCGCCACCAACGCCGCGCAGGTCGTCCGCCGCTATTCCACACTGGTGGGCGAGCAGGCGATCAGCGGGCAGGAGTATGACGCTGCCGTCGCCCAGCAGCGCCAGGGCCAGGCGGATGCCGCCAGCGCCCGCGCGCAGCTGGATCGGGCGCGGCTCGACCTCACCTACACGATCGTCACCTCGCCCATCGCCGGCCGCGCGGGCCGCGCGCAGGTGACGGAGGGCGCCCTCGTCAGCGCCAGCCAGGCGACCCTGATGACCACGGTGGAGCAGCTCAATCCCGTCTACGTCAACTTCTCCCAGTCGCGCGGCGATCTGCTGAAGCTGCGCCGCGATCTGGCCAGCGGCGCGGTGCGCGCGCCGCAGCTCGATCGCGTCCGCGTCACGCTGGAGCTGGAGGACGGCACCCGCTACCCCCAGGCCGGCCACCTCGACTTCCTCGACATGTCGGTGGACGAGAATACCGGCACCGTCTCGATCCGCTCCGAGTTCCCCAACCCGCAGCGGGTGCTGCTGCCCGGCCAGTTCGTCCGCGCGCGGATCGAGGGCGGCGTCACCACGCAGGGGTTGCAGGTGCCGCAGCGCGCCGTGCAGATCGGCCCGCAGGGCGCCAGCGTGATGGTGGTCGGCAAGAACAACGTCGCCGCCGCCCGGCCGGTGCGGCTGGGCGAGCTGCAGGGCGGCAACTGGGTCATCCGCTCCGGCCTGGCGCCCGGCGACCGCGTCATCGTCAACGGGTTGCAGAAGGTGCGGCCCGGCGCGCCGGTGCGGATCGCGCCGCCTGGCAGGCAGGCGCCGCAGGGCAGCGCGGCTGGCGCCAGGCCGGCCGCCCCGGCCGCGGCCCGCTGACGCCATGATCGCCCGCTTCTTCGTCGATCGCCCGGTGTTCGCCTGGGTGATCGCCCTCGGCATCGCGCTGGCCGGCCTGATGGCGCTGCGCGCGCTGCCGATCGAGCAGTATCCGACGGTGGCGCCACCCTCGCTCACGATCGGCGTCACCTATCCGGGCGCGGACGCGCAGACGCTGGAGCAGAACGCCACCCAGATCATCGAGCAGGAGCTGAACGGGGTCGAGGGCTTCCTCTACATGGCCTCCACCAGCCAGTCGAACGGCACGGCCACGATCACCCTCACCTTTCAGGCCGGCACCGATCTGGATGTCGCGCAGACGGAGGTGCAGAACCGCCTCACCCGCGTCGAGCAGCGTCTGCCGGAGGAGGTGCGCCGCCAGGGCATCATCGTCAACAAGGCGTCCAGCGGCTTCCTGATGATCGTCGCGCTCACCTCCAAGAGCGGCACGATGTCCGCGCTGGAGCTGGGCAACGTCGCCAACACCCAGATCCTCGACGAGCTGCGGCGGGTGAAGGGCGTCGGCGACCTGCGGCTGTTCGGCTCCGAATATGCCATGCGGATCTGGCTGGATCCGGACAAGCTCGCCAACTTCAACCTCTCGGCGGCCGAGGCGCTGGCGGCGGTGCAGGAGCAGAACAGCCAGACGGCGGGCGGCCAGATCGGCGACCAGCCGATCGCCAAGGGCGCGGAGCTGAACGCGACGATCGTCACGCAGAACCGCTTCACCAATCCGGAGCAGTTCGAGAACATCATCCTGCGCGCCAATCCCGACGGCTCCACCGTCCGCCTCGCCGATGTCGGGCGGGTCGAGCTCGGCGCGCAGAGCTACGTCACCGGCAACGAGCTGAGCGGGCGGCCGATGGCCGGCATCGCCGTGCAGACCGTGCCCGGCGCCAACGCGCTCGCCACCAGCGAGGGCGTCCGCGCCCAGCTGAAGGCGCTGGAGAAGACGCTGCCGGCGGATGTCGCCTGGTCCACCCCCTACCAGACCGCGCCGTTCATCACCGCCTCCGTCGACGAGGTCGTGAAGACGCTGATCGAGGCGATGGTGCTCGTCTTCATCGTGATGTTCCTGTTCCTGCAGAACTGGCGCGCCACGGTGATCCCGACCCTCGTCGTGCCGATCGCGCTGGCCGGCGCCTGCCTCGGCCTCTGGGTGTTCGGCTTCTCGATCAACGTGCTCAGCCTGTTCGGCATGGTGCTGGCGATCGGCATCCTCGTCGACGACGCGATCGTGGTGATCGAGAATGTCGAGCGGATCATGGCCGAGGAGCATCTCGCCCCGCGCGAGGCGACGATCAAGGCGATGGACCAGATCACCGGCGCCATCATCGGCATCACCCTGGTGCTGATGGCGGTGTTCGTGCCGATGGCCTTCTTCCCCGGCTCCACGGGCGGCATCTACCGGCAATTCTCGATCACCCTCGTCGTCTCAATCGCCTTCTCGGCGCTGCTGGCGCTCACCCTCACGCCGGCGCTCTGCGCCGCGCTGCTGAAGCCGCACGAGCAGAAGGACGAGCAGGCGAAGCCCGGCCGCTTCGCCTTCGCCACCCGCTTCTTCGGCTGGTTCAACGGCTGGTTCGGCCGCACCACCGATCGCTACCAGCGCGGCGTGGGCTCCATGCTCGGCCGGCCGCTGCGCTGGCTGGCGGTGTTTCTGGTGCTGCTGGGCCTCACCGGCTTCCTGTTCACCCGCGTGCCCGGCGGCTTCCTGCCGACCGAGGATCAGGGCTACCTGATCTCCGTGGTGCAGGCCCCGCCGGGCGCCACGCTGGAGCGCACGAACGAGGCGCTGAACAAGATGAAGGCGTTCTTCGCCGCCCAGCCGCAGGTGGAGGATACCGTGCTGGTGCGGGGCTTCAGCTTCTTCGGCCAGGGCCAGAACGCGGCGATGATGTTCACCACCCTGCACCCGTGGGAGGATCGCAAGGGCAAGGACAATTCGGCCGAGGCGATGGTGGGCAAGGCGATGGGCGCGCTCGGCTCGGTGCCGGAAGCGATGATCTTCGCGCTCTCGCCGCCGCCGATCCAGGAGCTCGGCAACGCCAGCGGCTTCACCTTCAAGCTCCAGGATCGCGAGAGCAAGGGCAATGCGGCGCTGATGGCGGCGCGCAACCAGCTGCTCGGCATGGCCGGCAAAAGCCCGATCCTCGCCGGCGTGCGGCCGGAGGGGATGGAGGACGCGCCGCAGCTGCGGGTGCTGATCGATCGCGTCACCGCGCGCGCGCTGGGTCTCTCGATCGCGGACGTGAACGCCACCCTCTCGATCGCCTTCGGCTCCGCCTACGCCAACGATTTCAACCGCGACGGGCGCGTGCTGCGCGTGCTGTTGCAGGCCGACGCGCCGTTCCGCATGACGCCGGAGGACGTGCTGAACCTGCGCGTGCGCAACACGAGCGGGCAGATGGTGCCGTTCAGCGCCTTCACCCGCGCCAGCTGGACGTCCGGCCCGCCGCAGCTCCAGCGGTACAACGGCTACTCGTCTGCCACGATATCCGGCACGCCGGCGCCCGGTCACTCGACCGGCGAGGCGCTGAACGAGATGGAGCGGCTGGCCGGCCAGCTTCCCGGCGGCTTCACCTTCGAGTGGACCGGCACCGCGTTCGAGGAGCGGGAGGCCGGCGGCCAGGTCGCGGGCCTGCTCGGCCTGTCGATCATCGTCGTCTTCCTGCTGCTCGCCGCGCTCTACGAGAGCTGGACGGTGCCGATCGCGGTGCTGCTGGTGGTGCCGCTCGGCGTGCTGGGCGCGGTGCTGTTCACCACCTTCCGCGGCCTCTCGGCGGACGTCTACTTCAACGTCGGCCTCATCACGATCATCGGCCTCGCCGCCAAGAACGCGATCCTGATCGTGGAGTTCGCGATCGAGCGGGAGGCCGAGGGCGAGAGCGTGCACGACGCCACCATGGAGGCGGTGAAGCTGCGGCTGCGGCCGATCATCATGACCTCGCTTGCCTTCATCCTGGGCATGGTGCCGCTCGTCATCGCCACCGGCGCGGGCGCCGCCAGCCGTCGCGCGGTCGGCACCGGCGTGATGGGCGGGATGATCACGGCGACCTTGTTCGGCATCTTCTTCATCCCGGTCTTCTACATCGCGGTTCGCCGCTGGCTCACCCGCAAGCAGCCGCACGCCACCGGCCACGGCGGCAAGCCGGACAAGCGCCGCGACGGCGGGCCGGACGAGCGCCGCGACGGCGAGCCGCCGCGCGACGGGGAGCCGGCCCATGCGTAAGCCCCCATTCGCGCTGCTGGCGGCGACGGCGCTGTCCGCCTGCTCGCTCGCCCCGCCGCACACGCGCCCGCCGCTGCCGGTGGCGCCCGCCTACCAGCCGGAATATCAGCCCGAGATCGGCACCCGCCGGGCACCCGAGATCGGCTGGCGCGAATTCTTCCCCGATCAGCGTCTCCAGGCGCTGATCGCGCTGGCGCTGGAGCATAACCGCGATCTGCGCGTGTCCGTCGCGCGGGTGGCGGAGGCGCGCGGCCAGTATCGCGTGCAGGGCGCGGACCGTCTTCCGACGATCGGCGCCAACGGCAGCTACACCCGCAGCCGCTTCGGCGCGAACGCGCTGGGCGCCACCGGCGGCGTCGGCACCACGCCCGGCACCGGTGCCGGCACAGGTACGGGCACCGGAACCGGCACGGGCACCGGAACCGGCGTGGGCACGGGCGTGGGCACCGGCATCGATACTTCTGGCGTCGGCGCGATCACGCTGGATCGCTACGCCGTGAACATCGGCGTCTCCGCCTTCGAGCTCGATTTCTGGGGCCGCGTGGCGAACCTGACGGAGGCGGCGCGCGCGAACTACCTCTCCACCGTCGCCGCCGAGCGCGCGTTCCGCCTCTCGCTGATCCGCGACGTCGCGACGCTCTACCTCACCGCGCGCGAATATATCGAGCGGATCGAGCTGGCCGAGCGGACGGTGACGAGCCGCAAGGAAGGCCTGCGCATCGCCAAGCTGCGGCTGGACGCGGGCGTCACCTCCGCGCTCGACTATCGCCAGGCCGAGACGCTGCTGACCCAGGCTGAGACCGCCCTCGCCGCCCTCCGCCTCCAGCTCGCCCAGACGCGGGATCAGGCGGCGGTGCTGATCGGCCAGCCGATCCCCTTCGATGCGCTGCCGCGGGCGCTCTCCACCGCCAATCAGCCGATCACGCGGGATATCGCGCCCGGCCTGCCGTCCGACCTGCTGGACAACCGGCCGGACGTGATCGCCGCCGAGGAACAGCTGCGCGGCGCCCGCGCCAATATCGGCGCCGCCCGCGCCGCCTTCTTCCCGTCGATCACGCTCACCGGCAGCGCCGGCTTCGCCTCAACCGCGCTCGGCGATCTCTTCAAGTCGGGCAGCTTCCTCTACAGCGTCGGGCCGACGCTCGATCTGCCGATCTTCGACTGGGGTCGTCGCGAGGGCAATCTGGAGGTGGCGAAGGCCCAGGCCGATATCGCCCTCGCCAATTACGAGAAGGCGATCCAGGTGGCCTTTCAGGAAGTGGCGGACGCGCTGGCGGGGCGCCGCTACCTCGCCGAGCAGGTGGAGGCGCAGCAGCGTGCCGCCGTCGCCCAGCGCCAGTTGGCCGGGCTTGCCCGCTCACGCTACCGCAACGGCGTGGCGAACTATATCGAGGTGCTCGATGCCGAGCGGAACCTGTTCGAGGCCGAGCAGGCGCTGATCTCGGCGCGTCGCACCGAGTTGCAGAGCCGCGTCAGCCTCTACGTGGCACTCGGCGGCGGGCTGAACGAAACCGGCAGCCCGCCGCCGCGCCCATAGCGATCAGCGGCGCTTGGTCGACGATTTGGTCCGGGTGCCGGTCGTCGTGCCCGCCTTCGTGCCGGTGGTGGTCGACATGGTCGACGTTGCCGAACTGTCTGTCGTGGTGCTCGGCATCGCGCCCGTCGCGCCGGCCTTCGTGCCTACCGACGCACCCGTTCGCGTGCCGGCCGGGCCGGACATCGTGCTGTCCATCGACGAACCCGTCTGGCTGCCCACAGTCGGCTGGTTGGTGGAGCTCGCGGCGTCGTTCGGCGCGGTCATCGTGTCGGAGGACGGCCCCATCGTCGGATCGAGCGATCCGCCGCTGACGGACGGGTTGGGGCCGACCTGGGCCATGGCATAACCGGGCAGGGCGATCGCGATCGCCGCGAGGATCTTGAGATGACGCATGATTTTGCTCTCCTGAAGGAGACCGCATAACGGCCGGCGGCGCGATTGGATGCCGCCGCCTCGCAGGCTCTCCGCGAACGCCGCCCGGCTCAGCCGCACTGCGCGCGGTGCAGCAGCTTCTGATCCGCCAGCACCAGCGCCACCATCGCCTCCACCACCGGCGCGGCGCGGATGCCGACGCAGGGATCGTGCCGGCCCTTCGTGCGGATCTCGGCCTCCTGCCCGGCGCGATCGATCGTCGGCACGGGCGTGAGGATCGAGGAGGTGGGCTTCAGCGCCACGCGCAGCACCACCGGCTGGCCGGTCGCGATGCCGCCGGCGATCCCGCCGGCATGGTTGGCGAGGAAGATCGGCCGGCCGTCATCGCCCGGCCGCATCGGATCGGCGTTCGTCTCGCCGGTCAGCCGTGCCGCGGCGAAACCGTCGCCGATCTCCACACCCTTCACGGCGTTGATGCTCATGCAGGCGGCGGCCAGCTCGCCGTCCAGCTTGGCGTAGAGCGGCGCGCCCCATCCGGCCGGCACACCTTCCGCCACGCATTCCACGATCGCGCCGACCGACGATCCCGCCTTGCGCGCGCCGTCGACGATCGCCTCCCACCGCGCGGCCGCCGCGGCATCGGGGCAGAAGAACGGGTTGCGATCGATCTCGCCGTCGTCGAAGGCCGCGCGGTCGATCGCGTCGCCGCCCAGCTCCACCAGGCAGGCGCGGATCCGCACCTCCGGGATCACCGCCCGCGCCACGGCCCCGGCTGCCACCCGCGCCGCCGTCTCGCGCGCGGAGGATCGGCCACCGCCGCGATGGTCGCGAAAGCCGTATTTCGCGTCATAGGCGTAATCGGCGTGGCCGGGGCGATAGGCGCGCGCCACCTCCGCATAATCCTTCGATCGCTGGTCGACATTCTCGATCATCAGGCTGATCGGCGTGCCGGTCGTCCGCCCCTCGAACACGCCCGAGAGGATGCGCACGGCATCCGGCTCCTGCCGCTGGGTGGTGAAGCGCGAGGTGCCGGGCCGGCGCCGGTCCAGCCACGGCTGGATGTCGCCCTCCGCCAGCGCCAGCCCCGGCGGACAGCCATCGACGACGGCGCCCAGCGCCGGCCCGTGCGACTCTCCCCAGGTGGTGAAGCGGAAGATACGACCGAAGGTGTTGAAGCTCATGCGGCGGCTTCAGCCTGCCAGCCCTTGCCGAACCGCTCCGCCATGTAGCGTGCCGAACCAAACCGCCCGGCCATCAATCCGTCGACGGTCAGGTCGGCATCAAGGGCTTCCCAGTGCAGCCCGAAGCCGGCTCCCAAGATTTCCACCTGCGCCAGCTGATCGGCGGTTGCCTGCTCCAGCCCCTGCGCCAGATGGGCGGGAAAGCTGAATGTGGCGCCACTGACCAGATCGATGACGATATGGCCCTGCGCCGCATCGTAGCGCGCGGCGCGTGCACGCGGCCTGGTCACGAGATCCAGCTCGCCTCGGCGAAGCGCCGTCTCGAACATTTCCTCGCTCGCTTCAGCCATGAAGATCGGTCCAGCATCTCATCAGATACGCGTGCGATCCTCGCACGATCCGCAGGGCACGTCGACTCTCGGCGATAGTGGCATCCACCCGCCGGATTACCTCGGATGCATTTGCTCCATCACCCAGGCCGATCTTCGTCTCACCGTCGCCGAATACGTGGACGTGCGGCGGCGCATGATCGGTCGTGTAGATGATAACCCTCAGCCCGCCCTCACGCAGAACCGTCGGCATCATGCCAGCGCGATATCGGGCGCATCCTCGGCCTTCATGCCGATCACGTTGTAGCCGGCATCGACATGGTGGATCTCGCCCGTCACCCCGCTCGCCAGGTCGGAGAGGAGGTAGACGCCGGCGCCGCCGACATCCTCGATCGTCACGTTGCGGCGCAGCGGTGCGTTCAGCTCGTTCCACTTCAGGATGTAGCGGAAATCGCCGATGCCGCTGGCCGCCAGCGTCTTGATCGGCCCGGCGGAGATGGCGTTGACGCGGATATTTTCCGGCCCGAGGTCCATCGCCAGATATTTGACGCTGGTCTCCAGCGCCGCCTTGGCGACGCCCATCACGTTATAGTGCGGCACCACCTTCTCGGCGCCATAGTAGCTGAGCGTCAGGATCGCGCCGCCGTCGGGCATCATCGCACGCGCCCGCTTCGTCACCGCCACCAGCGAGTAGGCCGAGACGTTCATCGTCAGCAGGAAATTGTCCAGGCTGGTGTCGACATAATGGCCGCGCAGCTCGTTCTTGTCGGAGAAGCCGATCGCGTGGACGAGGAAGTCGATCGTCGGCCAGCGTTGCGCCAGGGTGGCGAAGCACGTGTCGATGCTGGCCATGTCGCTCACGTCGCAATCGATCAGGAAGTCGGAGCCGACATCCGCCGCCAGCGGCCGCACCCGCTTGGCCAGCGCCTCGCCCTGGTGGCTGAACGCCATCTCGGCACCCTGTTCGCCCAGCGCCTTCGCAATGCCCCACGCCAGCGACCGATCATTCGCCAGCCCCATGATCAGGCCGCGTTTCCCTTCCATCAGGCCTGCCATTATCGCT encodes:
- a CDS encoding NUDIX hydrolase, with translation MTPPAEIIPAATLVLLRADTGGGAAELLMIERAGAMRFAAGALVFPGGRVDPGDHALAALLAPPDEAEIVAAKVAAVRETIEEVGIAVALAPAPDQPTIDRLRAGLAGGGAFAALLAAEGLAIDPAALLPFARWRPDLGLVRNFDTFFFIAAAPADAVATPDGGESVRALWGTAQALLAGADDGHHRLIFPTRRNLEWLARIESVEAAQHHATLFPMRLVTPWIEARDGEKWLCIPEDLGYPVTAQLASEALRS
- a CDS encoding TetR/AcrR family transcriptional regulator, with the protein product MSVADGCGRGEGRRERRRGAMIAAARALFLERGFDAVTLGEIVRRSGGSLSTFYELFENKAGVLGAIVAGERFDGQERLGAIVARRGTAAETLRAIAASIHEDLTGPEVVGIMRIVMAESLRNAAFARSIYENAHVPRIAWLTDLFAGWAAEGHARIANPVLAAEFFLGLILHAAQMRALFCEPAVPQTAEWHECMAEAVNLFVAGYAITGEAGRSGA
- a CDS encoding efflux RND transporter periplasmic adaptor subunit; translation: MSLAACGKKAEQAPPPPPEVGVITLATQPVANVIELPGRVQAVRTAEVRARVDGIVERRLYEEGTDVRAGQALFRIDPRENQAAYDAAKGALARAQAAATNAAQVVRRYSTLVGEQAISGQEYDAAVAQQRQGQADAASARAQLDRARLDLTYTIVTSPIAGRAGRAQVTEGALVSASQATLMTTVEQLNPVYVNFSQSRGDLLKLRRDLASGAVRAPQLDRVRVTLELEDGTRYPQAGHLDFLDMSVDENTGTVSIRSEFPNPQRVLLPGQFVRARIEGGVTTQGLQVPQRAVQIGPQGASVMVVGKNNVAAARPVRLGELQGGNWVIRSGLAPGDRVIVNGLQKVRPGAPVRIAPPGRQAPQGSAAGARPAAPAAAR
- a CDS encoding efflux RND transporter permease subunit; its protein translation is MIARFFVDRPVFAWVIALGIALAGLMALRALPIEQYPTVAPPSLTIGVTYPGADAQTLEQNATQIIEQELNGVEGFLYMASTSQSNGTATITLTFQAGTDLDVAQTEVQNRLTRVEQRLPEEVRRQGIIVNKASSGFLMIVALTSKSGTMSALELGNVANTQILDELRRVKGVGDLRLFGSEYAMRIWLDPDKLANFNLSAAEALAAVQEQNSQTAGGQIGDQPIAKGAELNATIVTQNRFTNPEQFENIILRANPDGSTVRLADVGRVELGAQSYVTGNELSGRPMAGIAVQTVPGANALATSEGVRAQLKALEKTLPADVAWSTPYQTAPFITASVDEVVKTLIEAMVLVFIVMFLFLQNWRATVIPTLVVPIALAGACLGLWVFGFSINVLSLFGMVLAIGILVDDAIVVIENVERIMAEEHLAPREATIKAMDQITGAIIGITLVLMAVFVPMAFFPGSTGGIYRQFSITLVVSIAFSALLALTLTPALCAALLKPHEQKDEQAKPGRFAFATRFFGWFNGWFGRTTDRYQRGVGSMLGRPLRWLAVFLVLLGLTGFLFTRVPGGFLPTEDQGYLISVVQAPPGATLERTNEALNKMKAFFAAQPQVEDTVLVRGFSFFGQGQNAAMMFTTLHPWEDRKGKDNSAEAMVGKAMGALGSVPEAMIFALSPPPIQELGNASGFTFKLQDRESKGNAALMAARNQLLGMAGKSPILAGVRPEGMEDAPQLRVLIDRVTARALGLSIADVNATLSIAFGSAYANDFNRDGRVLRVLLQADAPFRMTPEDVLNLRVRNTSGQMVPFSAFTRASWTSGPPQLQRYNGYSSATISGTPAPGHSTGEALNEMERLAGQLPGGFTFEWTGTAFEEREAGGQVAGLLGLSIIVVFLLLAALYESWTVPIAVLLVVPLGVLGAVLFTTFRGLSADVYFNVGLITIIGLAAKNAILIVEFAIEREAEGESVHDATMEAVKLRLRPIIMTSLAFILGMVPLVIATGAGAASRRAVGTGVMGGMITATLFGIFFIPVFYIAVRRWLTRKQPHATGHGGKPDKRRDGGPDERRDGEPPRDGEPAHA
- a CDS encoding efflux transporter outer membrane subunit encodes the protein MRKPPFALLAATALSACSLAPPHTRPPLPVAPAYQPEYQPEIGTRRAPEIGWREFFPDQRLQALIALALEHNRDLRVSVARVAEARGQYRVQGADRLPTIGANGSYTRSRFGANALGATGGVGTTPGTGAGTGTGTGTGTGTGTGVGTGVGTGIDTSGVGAITLDRYAVNIGVSAFELDFWGRVANLTEAARANYLSTVAAERAFRLSLIRDVATLYLTAREYIERIELAERTVTSRKEGLRIAKLRLDAGVTSALDYRQAETLLTQAETALAALRLQLAQTRDQAAVLIGQPIPFDALPRALSTANQPITRDIAPGLPSDLLDNRPDVIAAEEQLRGARANIGAARAAFFPSITLTGSAGFASTALGDLFKSGSFLYSVGPTLDLPIFDWGRREGNLEVAKAQADIALANYEKAIQVAFQEVADALAGRRYLAEQVEAQQRAAVAQRQLAGLARSRYRNGVANYIEVLDAERNLFEAEQALISARRTELQSRVSLYVALGGGLNETGSPPPRP
- the aroC gene encoding chorismate synthase, which gives rise to MSFNTFGRIFRFTTWGESHGPALGAVVDGCPPGLALAEGDIQPWLDRRRPGTSRFTTQRQEPDAVRILSGVFEGRTTGTPISLMIENVDQRSKDYAEVARAYRPGHADYAYDAKYGFRDHRGGGRSSARETAARVAAGAVARAVIPEVRIRACLVELGGDAIDRAAFDDGEIDRNPFFCPDAAAAARWEAIVDGARKAGSSVGAIVECVAEGVPAGWGAPLYAKLDGELAAACMSINAVKGVEIGDGFAAARLTGETNADPMRPGDDGRPIFLANHAGGIAGGIATGQPVVLRVALKPTSSILTPVPTIDRAGQEAEIRTKGRHDPCVGIRAAPVVEAMVALVLADQKLLHRAQCG
- a CDS encoding DUF2442 domain-containing protein yields the protein MAEASEEMFETALRRGELDLVTRPRARAARYDAAQGHIVIDLVSGATFSFPAHLAQGLEQATADQLAQVEILGAGFGLHWEALDADLTVDGLMAGRFGSARYMAERFGKGWQAEAAA
- a CDS encoding DUF4160 domain-containing protein; its protein translation is MMPTVLREGGLRVIIYTTDHAPPHVHVFGDGETKIGLGDGANASEVIRRVDATIAESRRALRIVRGSHAYLMRCWTDLHG
- the fabI gene encoding enoyl-ACP reductase FabI; its protein translation is MAGLMEGKRGLIMGLANDRSLAWGIAKALGEQGAEMAFSHQGEALAKRVRPLAADVGSDFLIDCDVSDMASIDTCFATLAQRWPTIDFLVHAIGFSDKNELRGHYVDTSLDNFLLTMNVSAYSLVAVTKRARAMMPDGGAILTLSYYGAEKVVPHYNVMGVAKAALETSVKYLAMDLGPENIRVNAISAGPIKTLAASGIGDFRYILKWNELNAPLRRNVTIEDVGGAGVYLLSDLASGVTGEIHHVDAGYNVIGMKAEDAPDIALA